In Gottschalkia purinilytica, the sequence CCATCTGGATGTGGTAAAACAACACTCTTAACAATTATAGCAGGATTTCAAAATCCAAGCAGTGGAGAAATCTTCTTAAATGGAAATAAAGTAACAAAACCAGGACCTGATAGAGGATTTGTTTTTCAAAATTATGCTCTTTTTCCATGGATGACTGTTAAAGAAAATATTACATATCCTATGAAACAACTAAAGTTATCTAAAAATGAACAAGAAGAAAGATTACAAAACCTTTTAAAGATAGCTCAGCTTCAAGGAAAGGAAAATTTATATCCTCATCAAATATCTGGAGGAATGAAACAAAGAACAGCCGTAGTAAGATCACTTGCTAGTAAGCCAGAAGTTTTACTTATGGATGAGCCTTTAGGTGCTGTAGACTTTCAAATGCGACAGATACTTCAAAAACAACTAGAGGATATGTGGATGAAAGACAAAACTACTGTAGTTATGGTAACACACGATGTAGATGAGGCAGTATATTTAAGTGATAGAGTTATAGTTATGTCAGACAAAAGGGGAACGGTAGTTGAAGATATAAAGATAGATATCTCTAGACCTAGAGATAGAAATAGTAAGCAATATGATTCTTATAAAAAGCATCTTATGGGAATTCTAAAAATAGCTTTAACTAAAAATCAAATTGAAAATGAGGTAGCTTTTGCTAAATAAAAGGGGGAAATCAAAGTGAAAGTAGCGTATGTTTTAAATACTGATAATTCAAGAACTATACTTAGAGATATGATTATTCCACAACTAGAACAAGGAATACATGGAGCAGAGGTAGTGGGAATGTTCTTTTTAATGGACAATACTTATATGCTTCTAGAAGATTGCGAAATAGGAGAAAAGCTTCAAAACTTACATGAAAAATTAGGAATAGTTCTTTTAGCTTGTGATAAATGTGCATTAGAAAGAGAAGTAGCAGATAAGATGATTGCAGGGGCATCTATAGGATGTTTTCCAACATTATACCCTACTTTGAATTCAGCAGGAGTAGAACATATTATAACATTATAATAAAGAAATTAGTTAGATGTAGAATAAAAAGTATCGACATATATAAGAGTTACTACTCTGTTAAACATAAAACAAAATAAGCTTATATCTTAATCTCCGAGAGAGTAAGATATAAGCTTTAAATTTTTTTATTTATGTATTTTTATAAGAACTTAATAGAAGTAGATTTATTAGAAACTAAGTTCTTTTATAAATGTTTCTTGAAATTCATCACTCATTGATAATTCTAATACTTTTATGTTTTCTTTTATATAAGACATTTTGTCTAATATATCTTTATTAATCAAAGATAGCCTAGCCCCTTCGATAGATGAATTTCCTACAAAAGTTATAGTACCTTTGAATCCTTTAGGAATTAGGGAAATCTTTTTAATACTTTCAGGATTAAGATGATATCCAAAGGCACCTGCAACTACTACTTCATCTACATCATCTATGGTCATACCAAATTGTTTTAAAAGAAGTAATATTCCTGTAGATATAGCACCCTTAGCAAGTTGAACTTGTCTTATATCACTTTGAGAAATATAGATGTCATCTGTGATATAAAAGTTTTTATCTACAAGCCTTTCTAGCAAAGGTTGAGGCATATTTTTATTAAACCTACCAGATTTCAGAACTACTTTTTTATCAATGAGTTCACTCATGATATCTATAAGGCCACTACCACATATACTTTTTGCTTTAATGTTACCTATTACCCCTATGTTAAAGTTGAAGTTATCATCTATATTAAAAGTTTCAATAGCACCACTTTCAGCTCTTGATCCACATGATATGTTCATACCTTCAAGTGCTGGACCAGCAGCAGTTGAAGTTCCAGATAAAATAGAGTTTGATATTAATACTATTTCACCATTAGTTCCAATGTCTACAAATACAGCAGTATTTTCTTTATTGTCAAATCCAGTTGCAACTACTCCAGAAACTATATCGCTTCCTACGTATCCAGATGCACTTGGAAGTAAAGTTACTATGCCTAAAGAGTTAATATTAATTCCTAGTTCTTCAGCATTTATATCAATTTTATCAAGAAATATAGGTTTGTAAGGGGCTCTTGATATAGATATAGCACTTACTCCTAATAAGAAGTGAAGCATAGTAGTATTTGCAGATATAACTACATTATAGATATCATCATTAGAATACTTATTTTCTAATAGAGAATTAACTAAAAGATTAATTTCGTTTATAATACTTTCATGTAGTTCTTTAAGTCCATTTTTATTAGTCATAGAATAAGTAATTCTAGATAATACGTCACCACCAAATTTAGATTGTGGATTTAGAGAGGAGATTTTATTTATAATTTCTCCTGACTGAATATCAACAAGGTAACTTGATATTCCAGTAGTTCCAATATCTATAGCTACTCCTAATAGATTATTAAAACTTTTATCTATATCTAGAATAGTATTGTCAAATACGATCCCTTCTAGTGAATTAATTTTATGATCTAGTAAGTAAGATAGTTTTGAATATATTTTAAGATTTTTAATATCATAATTTAAAGATTCAATATATGGAGTAGAATTAGATTGATCATATTTAGGTAAATTTATTTTTTTAAATCTACTTTCTAGTTTAGTATCTATGGAGTATCCTTTGTTTATAGTCTTTAAATCGTTAGAGTTAAACTTTAAAAGAGTTACTTCAATATCTCCTTGAATCGATGCTTGACATGCTAATCTTATATTTTCTTCATTTTTAATCAAACTTTTTTCTTCATCTAAAGGAGCTGAAAGATTACCTTTAACTTTAACTTTACATTTACCACAAGTTCCAGCACCATTACAAGGAGTTTCAAAGTCCACATTCCCTTTTCTTATAGCATCTATAAGTAGAGTATTTTTAGGAACTTCAATAACTTTATCAAGGTTCTTAATATGAACTTTAACCATTTTAATATTGTCCTTTCTTAACGTAGTCTGTCATAATCTTTAAGTTTTCTATTGGAGTTGACATACCTAGTCCACAGGCTGGAGAGACTATATTTACACCTGCATTAATACATGTTTTAGTTAAACCTTCTATTTTTTCTTTAGAGCCAAAGTTTAATACATGAGTGCTTACATTACCCATTAGTCCAGTCTTAACTATATTTCTAGTGACTTTCATACTTACTATTGAATCAAAACTTAAAGCATCTGCACCTATTTCATTTAAGCTTTCGATTATGTTGTTGGCATTCCCACATATATGAACAATTACGGGTACACCTTTCGCATGTACTCTATCTATGAATTCTTTAAATAAAGGAACAATAAATTCATTAAAACTTTTCGTGCCTAATATTTCACCTGTAGCAGTTGGGTCAGAAACAGCTATAACATCTGCACCAGCATCTATCATACATTCAGCATAGTCTATAGTATATTTATTTACGAATTCTAAAAATTCATGAGCTTGTTTTGGATCTTTTCTAAGCATTTTTAATAGCTTCAATGGATCTATAACAGATGAAGCTGTACTGAAAACTCCTGTTATGTTACCTATTACAGGAACTTCATCATTTTTTAGTTTTTTTATAGCGTTAATTACTTCTGGCATTCTATCAGCAGAAGTAGTATGAATATTATACCTTTCTATAATTTCTTTTACTGAAGATTCATTATATTTACTTACAAGAGGCTCTACTAGTTTTGAACCTAGATCAATTTCTACACCTAATGGCTCAGCTTCTACAGTTAAGCAAAAAGGAACGCCATAATTTTCAAATCCTGTAAGATCATAAACTTTTTTAGCTGCTTCAGCCATTGGATTTGCATCCTTATTATGATTGCCAGAAATATCTTCTAAAACTTCAGTTACAGCAGCATTCATCATACCACCTGGACATATTACAGGAGGTCTATCGACTTTCTCACCTTTTAATACTTTAATTAATCTTTCTTTAGCATTCAAAATCAACACCCCTAAATTCAAAAATATTTGATTTATATTGTCTAATAACTTATAAAAATATTTTAAAATTAGTTTTTAGCCAATATAAGAATCCAATATAACTACTATATAACAATAATATATCAGAATATGTTGGACTTTCGTTATCAAAATATTGTATATAAAAGTAAAGATTAATTCGTTATATATATACTACTTTGTTTTTAGTATGAAGTTATCCAATAGATTAAATGATTTATCTAAAAGTCAAAAAAGATAGTGTAGTGGGAGAAATACACTACTTATAAATTTAAGATTGTAAGTTATTTCTATAAATATATCATATAACGTATTTGAGATATGAATAAATCTGTAAATCCTTAGGTCTTTAGATTTTAAATTATTATAGAAAATATCTATAAATTAAACAATATATATTAGGTTTTGCTATTCGACATATCACAACATTTATATAATAATTGTGATTGAAAGCTTTAAATTTTGTAAGTTTTATCTAAATACTAGGTCAGGATTGTACAATAGTCTATGTAATTCAAAATTAGTTCAGAAAGATATAACTTATATAAATCACGAGATTTATGGATTAGAGATAAGACCATTAAAAGATTTCATTGAAAAACCAGATATAGTTATAATGATAACTAATCCATATCAATCAATGAGAATAATTCAAGGATACACTTATCAATTAGGAGTTCATAAGAATATTAAGATTGCAGGTAATCAAGTATTTTGTTCTGAATGTACAGCAACACCTTATGAAAGTAATGATTTAAATATATCTATGCTGTGTTCTGGAACTAGATATTTTGCTAAATGGGATAATAATGAAATGACTATAGGAATTCCATATAATAAGCAAGTATATTAATTAATGGAATAATGAAAACTATGAATCCTGTAGAGCCAAATAATATTAAGAAGGAAATAGAAGACAGAGCAAATAAACTGGGAAAAAGCGTTGATATATTGTATGATAAAAACTATTATGATGGACAGCTAAAAGTTAAATAGGAAGTTTATACTCGCACTCACGAATTTTAATCATGAGTATATTTATATAATAGAACTTATTTTTAAGGTCTAATTTAATATGAGAGTTAATTAATAGATTTCGACGATCTATTTAAATAAAAAAATAGTGTACTGGGGGAGTACACTATCTGGAAAGTTAGGATTATAAATTATTTTTCTAAATCCCCACCTGATATGTTAAGTAATATGATAAAAACTAAAACTTATCAGGCCTTTTAAATATAGTAAAAGGGATTGAGGAGTTTTAGATACAAAGAGTTTTAGGATATAAGTAAAGTATATTTTAAAATATACTTTACTTATTTATATTATATCCAGATACTATGTTTTAACTCAGTAAATTATGAAATATAGTGAGAAATGTATAAATTTGATGTATTCATTTGAATAATTTACTTAATTAAAATATTAAAACTGTTAGTAAACAGCCAGAAATACCAATTAATAAAAATAGCCTAGATTATTAATAAGGAGTTACAAAAATACTCCTTTTTTTTATAATTTTGTAACTAAAATGACATAAACCTTTGATTTTAGAGAAGATTACTTATATAATAGAGAAGACGTAATTTTTTTGAGAGGATGATTATATGACAAAAGGCAAAAAGATAAAAATACCTAGAGAAATCATACTTGTCTTAGTATTATTATTCATAAAGCTAATTATATTTAATACAGTTACAGAAAGTTCACATGTTGGATTTACGCTTATATTGACAAGTACAATATATATGATATTTATAGGTTCTGCCTTTAATCTAGTTCGGGCTAAGAGACGTAATTTAGTTATCGGAATTACCTATACAATTATATCTGTTATAATCTTTGCAGATTGCTTATATTATTCATATTTTAATCAATTATCATCTGTTGTACTTTTAAAGCAAACTTCACAAGTAACTACAATAAAGGATAGTATAATTTATCTATTAAAACCTGCTAACTTAGTAATGATAGTAGACATAATCCCAGTGCTTATATATTTGTTTATAAGAAATAAAAGAAGAAAAACAAATAGCTTAAAAAATGAAGAAAATATAAGGTTTAAAGGTTTAAGTTTAGGAATATCACTTGTATTGATTATAGTTTCTGTATTTGGAATTAGTAAGTTTAATAAGAAAGTTAACTTATTTAGACAAGAGTTTTTCACATATCACATAGCTGACATTTATGAAAATTTCAAAAAAGGCGGAAAAGATGATAGCGTAGAAGCAGCAATATTGACAGACATGGCAAATCAGAAAAAGACTTCAATAGAAGAAAATAAATATTATGGAATAGCAAAAGGAAGAAATGTAATTACTATTCAGGTAGAAAGTCTTCAGAACTTTGTAATTAACAACTTTTATAAAGGCCAAGAAATTACTCCAAACTTAAATAAGCTGTTGAAGAAAGATACTTTATATTATGATAGATATTATCAACAACTTGGGAGAGGAAATACTTCTGATGCAGAGTTTGTTACACATAATTCTCTTTATCCTGCTATGGATGGACAGACATATAGTCTTTATCAAGACAATACTTTCTATGGATTACCTTGGATACTAAAAGAAAATGGTTATTCAACTAAGGCTTTTCATGGATATAAGGCTGAGTTTTGGAATAGAAATAAGGCTTATCCGAATCAAGGATTCGATGAGTTTATAAGTCAAGAAAAACTTGGATCTAAAGAGATTATAGGATTTGGACTAAGTGATAAGGAATTTTTTAAGGAAAGTATGCCTTATTTAAAACAAACACAATCCCCTTTTTATGCGTTTCTTGTAACACTTACTAGTCACCATCCATACAATATGCCTGAGAAATATAAAGAGCTAAAACTAGAAGATAAACATAAAGACACTTTATTTGGACAATATATCCAATCAGTTCATTATGCAGATGCTGCTTTAGGAGAATTTATAGAAAATTTAAAAAAAGAAGGGCTATATGAAAATTCAATTATAAATATATATGGAGATCACTTTGGTTTAAACTCAGACTTTACACCTAATAAAAAGTTATTAACAGAATATTTAGGATATGAATATGACTATGATGAAATGATGAGAATACCACTTATAATGCATATACCTGAAAGTGGAATCAATGAAACTAATTCTTTGACAGGAGGACAAATTGACTTTTTACCAACATTACTAAATATAATGGGAATTGAAAATAAAAAAGGAATAATGCTTGGTAGAGACTTGAATAATTCTGAAGAAGGATTTGTTGCACAGCAAACATATATGATAAAAGGATCATTTATAGACAATGACAATGTGTTTTCTATGTCAAGAGATAGAATATATGAAAATAGTAGAGCTTGGAACTTTAAAGTTAGAAAACCTGTAGATATACAAAAATTTAAAGATGGATATGAAAAAGCAATAAAAGAAATAAATAAATCAGAATATATTTTAGAAACAGATTATTTATCTAATTTTATCAAAGATAGAAAGAACAAATCGGAAAGAAAAAATAAGCGTATAGAACCTCAAGAAATGGTACTTGATTTAGGACTTAGTGAAGATAAAATAACTTCTAAAAATATAAAAGAAATTTTGGATAAAGGCTATAAAGAAGGTTTCAGATTCTTTAAATTAGACTTTGAATTAACACATGAAGATAATATAGAAATGAACTACTCTCTTAAGAATACAAATATAAATGATTACTTTGAATGGATAAAAGATAAAAAGGATGCTTATTTCATTACAAATATTGAAGGTGATGGAATGAAAGCACTTAGAATTATAAGAGAGACAAAACCAGACATAGCAAACAAACTTGTACCACAAATATATGGTTTAGAAGACTATTTTACAGTTCAAACACTACAATATCTAAATATCATCTTTGTCCCTGAAGAAAACTATAAAGATAAGGAAATAATAGATTTTGTTAAAAGGGAAAGATTATTAGGTATTAACTTATCAGCTTCACGTGGAGCCACTAGTCTCTCAGCTAAGTTAGATAAAGAAGGCGTATTTGTATATGTATATACTGTAAATGATAAAAATGAGATGAATAACTTAAGGAAAAATAAAGTAAAAGGATTTTATACTACAAATCTAGATAAATAAAAAATGACCCCATAACTTGGGGTCTTTTAATTTTTTTTGAAAGCTCTATACTAAAAAATAACAATTATTTATTTGAAGCTAATAATATCTTTTCTAAATCTTTTGTAGGGTGGTTTGGATAATCAATAACCTTACCTTCCCATGTTCTTATTTTTATAAAGTCCTTACCCCTTGAGATTAAATATTGTGGCATTAGAGGTGTTTTACCATTTCCGTTCGGTGCATTAACAATATACTGAGGTATTGCCATACCAGATGTATAGCCTCTTAAATATTCCATTATTTCCAATCCATCATCTACAGAGGTATTAAAATGCATTGTTCCGACTACATTTTTCGCATGAAATATATAATAAGGTCTAACCCTACATTTTAAAAGCTCATGATTTAAAAGACGCATTACATACTTATCATTATTTATACCGTTTAAAAGAACAGCTTGGTTTCCTAATGGAATACCTGCATTAACAAGCTTTTCACAAGCTTCTTTAGATTCCTGCGTAATTTCCATAGGATGATTGAATTGAGTATTTATATATATAGGAGCATACCTCTTCAATATATCTATCAAGTTGTCAGTTATTCTCTGCGGCAAGGTTACGAGGACTCTTGTACCAAGTCTTATATAATCAACAGTAGGAATAGCATGTATTTCTCTTAGAAGCCAATCCAATGTATTATCAGATAAGGCTAGAGCATCTCCACCTGTAATTAAAACATCTCTTATTTCAGGATTATTTCTTATATATTCAATAGATTCTTTTAAAGTATCTTTTGAATTATGGCAATCTTTAGACTTTATGTTTCTTCTTCTTTGACAATGTCTGCAATACATAGCACATTCATTGGTAACGTTTATTATTAGTCTGTCAGGATATCTTCTAGTTATTGATCCAGCAGGATTAGTATACTCTTCACCCATAGGATCTTTTTTTCCTTCTTCTATAAGTTCTAAATTAGTTGGAATAGATTGTAGTTTTATTGGATCTAGCTCGTTATCATCATCAATTAGAGCTAGATAATAAGGAGATATTGACCATCTATATTTTTCTTGAACTTTTTTTATAGAATCAATTTCTTTATCAGATAATTTTATAATTTTAGATAACAAGTCTACATCAGAAATTCTATTACTAAGTTGCCACTTCCAATTCTTCCAGTCTTCTTCTGTTGCATTTAAAATCGAAAGTATTTTTTCCTTTTTATCTTGTATCTTTTTTTCCTGAGCTTTAGACAAACCCTTTGGGATGGAATCTTTAATAGAAAGGTAATCCTTAATTCTAGACTTAAGTTCGTCAGCTCTTTGAAGTGATATTTTTCTTGTATCTATAGTTCTATTCATACAAATATACCTCCTTTTTTAAGTTAAGTATAATTGTTTAATAGAGCTTTCCATGAAACTACTATTATATAAATAATTTTAGCCACAAAGTATAAAAGTCACCCAATCGTATTGATAGACATATCGGACAACTCTATTATTATATTATAACATAAGTTAAGCTTATTAATCAAAAAATTAATTTAGAAAACCAATATTCTATTAGCTTGAAAATAAACTTAATATTATAATAGTACTTTTAATAAATTCCTATGATTTTATATTTAATTTTATATTATAAAACTAGAACGAGAAAATACGTGCATAATGGAGTTTTACAACACTTAATTTAAAAATTATAATGTTTAGGTTAAAAAAATTAAAAATTAAATATAAATAGAATACTAAAAACAAAATAAATTACATATTGGAAGGGCTGAATAATAATGAAAAATATTTTAAGGATTTATAAAAGAGACATTAAAAATATATTATCTGACTGGGTAGTATTAGTAGTGATACTAGGACTTATGATACTCCCGGCACTTTATGCATGGTTCAATATAAAGTCTTCTTGGGATCCTTATGGAAATACTTCAGGAATAAAAGTAGCAGTAGTTAATAATGATAAAGGTGATAGTTTTAAAGGTACTAAGATAAATGTAGGTAATCAACTTGTACAACAACTAAAAGGAAATAAAAACATAGGATGGAACTTTGTAAGTGAAAAGGAAGCGGATAAGGGACTAAAGAATGGAAAGTATTATGCAAGTATAAAAATAACAGATGATTTTTCTCACAAGCTACTTTCAATAGTTAGGGATGAACAAGAAAAGCCAAGTATAATATATTCAGTAAATGAAAAAATAAATGCAGTAGCGCCAAAGATAACTCAGAAAGGTGTTACAAGCTTACAGGGTGAAGTAACTAAAAATTTTGTAAAGACTGTAAATGGAATTATATTTGATTTATTTAATAAATTTGGAGTTGAATTAGAACAAGGGAAGCCTAAACTAAAAGAGTTACAGAACTTAATATATTTTGTAGATGAAAAGATACCTCAAATCAATAAAGATATTGAGGAATTTGATAAAGGATTAATAACTTTAAATGGATTAACAAAGAAAGTGCAAGGAAATGTTCCGTTAATTCAAGATTCTATTAAAAAAGGTTCTAATGCAGCAAATAAAAGTAAGGATTTTTTAGTAAGGGCTAAAGATGGAATTCAACAAGCTGGACCTAGTATTAAACAGGACTTAATTTTAGCAAGGCAGATAACAAGTGGAGCTGAAAATATGATACCTGAAGCTATAAACTTGATAAATACAGATGCTCCTAAAGCTAAAGAAATGTTAATAAATATAAAAGATAAGTTTAATAATGGGACAAGTATAATAACTAACATTACAAACTTTTTAAGATCCATAGATAAAGATTCAAATAGTAATATTATTCAATCTATCATAAATAAGCTAGCAGTCATTAAGAGTAACATGAATAATAAAGTTCAACTTATAAATAAAGTAATAGACATAATTAACAACGGACAACAGCCTTCTGTGGATATATTAAATAAAATAAATGATTTATCCACAAGAGTAACTCCTACCTTGAATGCAATTATAAATAGTTTTGATAGTAAAGTTATTCCTGCTATAAATAATATTACTGGTGAG encodes:
- the saoD gene encoding DsrE-related protein SaoD produces the protein MKVAYVLNTDNSRTILRDMIIPQLEQGIHGAEVVGMFFLMDNTYMLLEDCEIGEKLQNLHEKLGIVLLACDKCALEREVADKMIAGASIGCFPTLYPTLNSAGVEHIITL
- the eam gene encoding glutamate 2,3-aminomutase, producing MNRTIDTRKISLQRADELKSRIKDYLSIKDSIPKGLSKAQEKKIQDKKEKILSILNATEEDWKNWKWQLSNRISDVDLLSKIIKLSDKEIDSIKKVQEKYRWSISPYYLALIDDDNELDPIKLQSIPTNLELIEEGKKDPMGEEYTNPAGSITRRYPDRLIINVTNECAMYCRHCQRRRNIKSKDCHNSKDTLKESIEYIRNNPEIRDVLITGGDALALSDNTLDWLLREIHAIPTVDYIRLGTRVLVTLPQRITDNLIDILKRYAPIYINTQFNHPMEITQESKEACEKLVNAGIPLGNQAVLLNGINNDKYVMRLLNHELLKCRVRPYYIFHAKNVVGTMHFNTSVDDGLEIMEYLRGYTSGMAIPQYIVNAPNGNGKTPLMPQYLISRGKDFIKIRTWEGKVIDYPNHPTKDLEKILLASNK
- a CDS encoding uroporphyrinogen decarboxylase family protein; the encoded protein is MNAKERLIKVLKGEKVDRPPVICPGGMMNAAVTEVLEDISGNHNKDANPMAEAAKKVYDLTGFENYGVPFCLTVEAEPLGVEIDLGSKLVEPLVSKYNESSVKEIIERYNIHTTSADRMPEVINAIKKLKNDEVPVIGNITGVFSTASSVIDPLKLLKMLRKDPKQAHEFLEFVNKYTIDYAECMIDAGADVIAVSDPTATGEILGTKSFNEFIVPLFKEFIDRVHAKGVPVIVHICGNANNIIESLNEIGADALSFDSIVSMKVTRNIVKTGLMGNVSTHVLNFGSKEKIEGLTKTCINAGVNIVSPACGLGMSTPIENLKIMTDYVKKGQY
- a CDS encoding sulfatase-like hydrolase/transferase → MTKGKKIKIPREIILVLVLLFIKLIIFNTVTESSHVGFTLILTSTIYMIFIGSAFNLVRAKRRNLVIGITYTIISVIIFADCLYYSYFNQLSSVVLLKQTSQVTTIKDSIIYLLKPANLVMIVDIIPVLIYLFIRNKRRKTNSLKNEENIRFKGLSLGISLVLIIVSVFGISKFNKKVNLFRQEFFTYHIADIYENFKKGGKDDSVEAAILTDMANQKKTSIEENKYYGIAKGRNVITIQVESLQNFVINNFYKGQEITPNLNKLLKKDTLYYDRYYQQLGRGNTSDAEFVTHNSLYPAMDGQTYSLYQDNTFYGLPWILKENGYSTKAFHGYKAEFWNRNKAYPNQGFDEFISQEKLGSKEIIGFGLSDKEFFKESMPYLKQTQSPFYAFLVTLTSHHPYNMPEKYKELKLEDKHKDTLFGQYIQSVHYADAALGEFIENLKKEGLYENSIINIYGDHFGLNSDFTPNKKLLTEYLGYEYDYDEMMRIPLIMHIPESGINETNSLTGGQIDFLPTLLNIMGIENKKGIMLGRDLNNSEEGFVAQQTYMIKGSFIDNDNVFSMSRDRIYENSRAWNFKVRKPVDIQKFKDGYEKAIKEINKSEYILETDYLSNFIKDRKNKSERKNKRIEPQEMVLDLGLSEDKITSKNIKEILDKGYKEGFRFFKLDFELTHEDNIEMNYSLKNTNINDYFEWIKDKKDAYFITNIEGDGMKALRIIRETKPDIANKLVPQIYGLEDYFTVQTLQYLNIIFVPEENYKDKEIIDFVKRERLLGINLSASRGATSLSAKLDKEGVFVYVYTVNDKNEMNNLRKNKVKGFYTTNLDK
- a CDS encoding DUF169 domain-containing protein, encoding MYNSLCNSKLVQKDITYINHEIYGLEIRPLKDFIEKPDIVIMITNPYQSMRIIQGYTYQLGVHKNIKIAGNQVFCSECTATPYESNDLNISMLCSGTRYFAKWDNNEMTIGIPYNKQVY
- the saoA gene encoding ABC transporter ATP-binding protein SaoA, which gives rise to MRLEIKNISKTFTNKKEVNNVLEDISFNVGEGEFVTLLGPSGCGKTTLLTIIAGFQNPSSGEIFLNGNKVTKPGPDRGFVFQNYALFPWMTVKENITYPMKQLKLSKNEQEERLQNLLKIAQLQGKENLYPHQISGGMKQRTAVVRSLASKPEVLLMDEPLGAVDFQMRQILQKQLEDMWMKDKTTVVMVTHDVDEAVYLSDRVIVMSDKRGTVVEDIKIDISRPRDRNSKQYDSYKKHLMGILKIALTKNQIENEVAFAK
- a CDS encoding YhgE/Pip domain-containing protein, yielding MKNILRIYKRDIKNILSDWVVLVVILGLMILPALYAWFNIKSSWDPYGNTSGIKVAVVNNDKGDSFKGTKINVGNQLVQQLKGNKNIGWNFVSEKEADKGLKNGKYYASIKITDDFSHKLLSIVRDEQEKPSIIYSVNEKINAVAPKITQKGVTSLQGEVTKNFVKTVNGIIFDLFNKFGVELEQGKPKLKELQNLIYFVDEKIPQINKDIEEFDKGLITLNGLTKKVQGNVPLIQDSIKKGSNAANKSKDFLVRAKDGIQQAGPSIKQDLILARQITSGAENMIPEAINLINTDAPKAKEMLINIKDKFNNGTSIITNITNFLRSIDKDSNSNIIQSIINKLAVIKSNMNNKVQLINKVIDIINNGQQPSVDILNKINDLSTRVTPTLNAIINSFDSKVIPAINNITGELINVTDNAIKLLNDANEDLPVVEDLINKAYKGSEKGAEGIDLLKKKLPGIETSIHSVAIKLRKLDNDQDLNEIIKLLKNDARKESEFLSNPIEIKENRIFAIPNYGSAMSPFFTTLSLWVGTLLLVSLLSTHVKKLDDNKNLKAYEKYLGKYLTFMTIAIFQAIIVSTGDIFILKTYVSNKLVFLLFSVFISIVFSMIIYTLVSVFGNVGKALAVILLVLQISSSGGTFPIEVTPTFFQKINPMLPFTYAVSGMREAVGGVILESLRYNTIILLLYFFIFLAIGLLFKKKLDNINSKFVKRFKESGLGE
- a CDS encoding ASKHA domain-containing protein; this encodes MVKVHIKNLDKVIEVPKNTLLIDAIRKGNVDFETPCNGAGTCGKCKVKVKGNLSAPLDEEKSLIKNEENIRLACQASIQGDIEVTLLKFNSNDLKTINKGYSIDTKLESRFKKINLPKYDQSNSTPYIESLNYDIKNLKIYSKLSYLLDHKINSLEGIVFDNTILDIDKSFNNLLGVAIDIGTTGISSYLVDIQSGEIINKISSLNPQSKFGGDVLSRITYSMTNKNGLKELHESIINEINLLVNSLLENKYSNDDIYNVVISANTTMLHFLLGVSAISISRAPYKPIFLDKIDINAEELGININSLGIVTLLPSASGYVGSDIVSGVVATGFDNKENTAVFVDIGTNGEIVLISNSILSGTSTAAGPALEGMNISCGSRAESGAIETFNIDDNFNFNIGVIGNIKAKSICGSGLIDIMSELIDKKVVLKSGRFNKNMPQPLLERLVDKNFYITDDIYISQSDIRQVQLAKGAISTGILLLLKQFGMTIDDVDEVVVAGAFGYHLNPESIKKISLIPKGFKGTITFVGNSSIEGARLSLINKDILDKMSYIKENIKVLELSMSDEFQETFIKELSF